In the genome of Bryobacteraceae bacterium, one region contains:
- a CDS encoding matrixin family metalloprotease yields MLSLRATAAVVCLPMLAAAAEPRFKAPAETSKQGVRRTLNPRRVHRLVWFANDPGLSEWRRVEATGAKPLQWAPGAGLLVAAPPEWDGREAGAVRAGDFDRGHKWSPKLAALGAPAWSVPAWYVVEFFPDVPPAEARAIAIAEGLRFREHPDMRRDHLLVEGTPANTSRLTQWDEVAYVFPASGALVRGDAVHACAGGLTYFGSGGTVGDFIETIGDGWDGPGQGAADLTYHFQNMTTRVDAAQGRAEVERALAEWSRYVRIHFTPSATANAARQIDIIFGAGSHGDPYPFDGPGQVLAHTFYPSPPNGETRAGDMHFDDAESWRIGSDIDIFSVTLHELGHAIGLGHSDQPTAVMFPYYQRTSGLSQEDITHARLLYAAEDAQPVQAVAAAPAAGGSTTQTFSFTFSHDQGAARLDVMNILINNAVDGRSACYLAFVRSSSTLYLVNDSGDAGGPYAGTMALPGSGSISNSQCTVFGAGSQVLISGNTLHLTLNLQFASQFAGDRVLYLAARDSTSGNSGWRPKGVWSVPGADSGTASVSNNTPRVESGTVAMQTAYTAANGSSLAIINLLINSAIDGRQACYVAYVVATRTLVLVNDDGDAGGPYAGSISFPGSGAAANSQCAISASGSTVSGDANSLSLTLQFTFSGLFSGDRVVYLAARDTQGNSTGWRALGTVTIP; encoded by the coding sequence GTGCTCAGCTTGCGCGCCACCGCAGCCGTGGTCTGTCTGCCGATGTTGGCCGCCGCGGCCGAGCCTCGTTTCAAGGCTCCGGCCGAGACCTCAAAGCAGGGGGTTCGGCGCACGCTGAATCCACGGCGCGTGCACCGGCTGGTCTGGTTCGCCAACGATCCGGGGCTATCGGAATGGAGACGGGTCGAGGCGACCGGAGCCAAGCCGCTCCAGTGGGCGCCGGGCGCGGGATTGCTGGTGGCGGCGCCGCCGGAGTGGGACGGGCGCGAGGCCGGCGCGGTGCGGGCCGGCGACTTCGACCGGGGACACAAGTGGAGCCCGAAACTGGCCGCCCTGGGCGCGCCCGCATGGTCCGTGCCGGCGTGGTACGTGGTCGAATTCTTCCCCGATGTGCCCCCCGCCGAAGCACGCGCCATCGCCATCGCCGAAGGACTGCGATTCCGCGAACACCCGGATATGCGGCGCGATCACCTGCTTGTCGAAGGCACGCCCGCGAACACCAGCCGGCTGACCCAATGGGACGAGGTCGCCTACGTGTTCCCGGCCTCCGGCGCACTCGTCCGCGGCGACGCCGTCCACGCGTGCGCCGGCGGCCTGACCTACTTCGGCTCCGGAGGCACGGTCGGCGACTTCATCGAGACGATCGGCGACGGCTGGGACGGTCCCGGCCAAGGCGCGGCCGATCTCACCTACCACTTCCAAAACATGACAACGCGCGTCGACGCGGCGCAGGGAAGAGCCGAGGTGGAGCGCGCGCTCGCGGAATGGTCGCGCTACGTCCGGATCCACTTCACGCCGTCCGCGACGGCCAACGCCGCCCGTCAGATCGACATCATTTTCGGCGCCGGCAGCCATGGCGACCCCTATCCGTTCGACGGCCCCGGACAGGTGCTCGCGCATACCTTCTACCCGTCGCCGCCCAACGGCGAAACCCGCGCCGGAGACATGCACTTCGACGATGCCGAAAGCTGGCGGATCGGGAGCGACATCGATATCTTCTCGGTGACGCTCCATGAGCTCGGCCACGCCATCGGCCTCGGCCATTCCGATCAACCCACCGCTGTCATGTTCCCCTACTACCAGCGGACATCCGGACTCAGCCAGGAGGACATCACGCACGCGCGGCTCCTCTACGCCGCCGAGGATGCTCAGCCCGTCCAGGCGGTGGCGGCGGCGCCGGCCGCCGGCGGCAGCACTACGCAGACGTTCAGTTTCACGTTCTCGCACGACCAGGGCGCGGCTCGCCTTGATGTGATGAATATCCTCATCAACAACGCCGTCGATGGCCGCTCCGCCTGCTACCTGGCCTTCGTGCGTTCCTCGAGCACGCTCTACCTGGTCAACGACTCGGGCGACGCCGGCGGTCCCTATGCCGGCACGATGGCGCTGCCCGGTTCGGGCTCCATCTCCAACAGCCAATGCACCGTCTTCGGCGCCGGATCGCAGGTTCTGATTTCGGGGAACACACTGCATTTGACGCTGAACCTCCAGTTCGCGTCGCAGTTCGCCGGAGACCGCGTGCTGTACCTCGCCGCGCGCGACTCCACGAGTGGGAATTCCGGCTGGCGCCCCAAGGGCGTATGGTCCGTGCCGGGCGCGGACAGCGGCACAGCGTCCGTCAGCAACAACACCCCGCGCGTCGAGAGCGGTACGGTCGCCATGCAGACCGCCTACACGGCTGCGAACGGATCGAGCCTCGCCATCATCAATCTCTTGATCAACTCAGCGATCGACGGCCGCCAGGCGTGCTACGTCGCCTACGTCGTCGCCACCAGGACGCTCGTGCTGGTGAACGACGACGGCGATGCCGGCGGTCCCTATGCGGGGTCGATTTCCTTC
- a CDS encoding D-aminoacylase, protein MTPRWLSVLACVCAFGADYDIVIRNARVVDGTGNAWFRGAVAVKDGKVAAVGTVAGGGEREIDAAGRVAAPGFIDVHTHIEGAVEKVPRADNFLRDGVTTVVTGNCGGSVVKVSEWFGKLDAAGLGINVATLIGHNSVRADVMGRVNRKATAEEIAAMKALVDTAMREGAVGFSTGLIYIPGAYSDTPEVVALAGSAAAHGGVYASHMRDEGSAIRAAIDEAVEVGRTNNMPVQISHFKIDNRGLWGASSESLALIEKYRRQGVDVVVDQYPYDHSSTNLGITLPSWALADGREAILERLKTPETRARIAREMREMLDEKKQPNFGYAAVAAFEPDRSIEGKTISEINAARGRPATVASEIETILEIIETGMPSMVYHSMSMEDVERIMRYPHTAVASDGGVREFGVGVPHPRSYGTNARVLAEFVRNRGTLTLEDAIRRMTSLPARTFRLADRGLLRPGFAADIVLFDPARVEDRATYPEPHQYSAGFDSVIVNGVLAIHDGEWTGSLGGRALRRAN, encoded by the coding sequence ATGACCCCCCGCTGGCTGTCCGTACTGGCGTGCGTGTGCGCGTTTGGCGCCGATTACGACATCGTGATCCGTAATGCGCGAGTTGTCGATGGGACGGGCAACGCGTGGTTTCGCGGCGCGGTGGCGGTGAAGGACGGCAAGGTGGCGGCGGTTGGTACAGTGGCGGGCGGCGGCGAGCGCGAGATCGATGCGGCGGGACGCGTGGCGGCGCCTGGCTTCATCGATGTTCACACGCATATCGAAGGCGCGGTGGAGAAGGTTCCGCGGGCGGACAACTTTCTGCGCGACGGTGTGACGACGGTGGTGACGGGGAACTGCGGCGGGTCTGTGGTGAAGGTCTCCGAGTGGTTCGGCAAGCTTGACGCGGCAGGCCTGGGCATCAACGTCGCGACGCTGATCGGGCATAATTCGGTGCGCGCCGATGTGATGGGCCGGGTGAACCGGAAGGCGACGGCGGAGGAGATCGCGGCGATGAAGGCGCTGGTGGATACGGCCATGCGCGAGGGTGCGGTGGGTTTCTCGACCGGGCTGATCTACATACCGGGCGCCTACTCCGATACGCCGGAAGTGGTGGCGCTGGCCGGGTCCGCCGCGGCTCACGGCGGCGTCTACGCGAGCCACATGCGCGACGAGGGCTCGGCCATCCGCGCAGCGATCGACGAGGCTGTCGAGGTGGGCCGAACGAACAACATGCCGGTGCAGATCTCGCATTTCAAGATCGACAACCGTGGATTGTGGGGCGCGAGCAGCGAATCGCTGGCGCTCATTGAGAAGTACCGGCGTCAGGGCGTGGATGTCGTCGTGGACCAATACCCCTACGACCACTCCTCCACCAACCTCGGGATCACGCTGCCGAGTTGGGCGCTCGCCGACGGGCGCGAAGCGATTCTCGAGCGGCTGAAGACGCCGGAGACGCGAGCCCGGATCGCACGCGAGATGCGAGAGATGCTCGATGAGAAGAAGCAGCCGAACTTCGGCTACGCCGCTGTGGCGGCGTTCGAGCCGGATCGTTCGATCGAAGGTAAGACGATCTCCGAAATCAACGCCGCCCGAGGCCGCCCCGCCACCGTCGCCAGCGAGATAGAAACGATCCTCGAAATCATCGAAACCGGAATGCCGAGCATGGTGTATCACTCGATGTCGATGGAAGACGTTGAGCGCATCATGCGCTATCCGCACACGGCGGTGGCGAGCGACGGCGGAGTCCGCGAGTTCGGAGTGGGCGTGCCGCATCCGCGGAGCTACGGGACCAACGCGCGCGTGCTGGCCGAGTTCGTGCGGAACCGCGGGACGTTGACGCTCGAGGACGCCATCCGGCGCATGACCTCCCTCCCGGCGCGCACCTTCCGCCTCGCCGACCGCGGATTGCTGCGGCCCGGGTTCGCCGCCGATATCGTGCTGTTCGATCCGGCGCGGGTGGAAGACAGGGCCACCTATCCGGAACCGCACCAGTACTCGGCGGGATTCGACTCGGTGATCGTGAACGGCGTGCTGGCGATTCACGATGGAGAATGGACGGGCTCGCTTGGCGGCCGGGCGTTGCGCAGGGCGAACTGA
- a CDS encoding ABC-F family ATP-binding cassette domain-containing protein — MIQIANGGKFFATKTLFEGLDWLITPQERAGIVGGNGTGKSTLLKILAGIESLENGAVNKAKGITIGYLPQEGLTLSGRTVFQECLSVFDKLRDMEREMEDLAHRMGEIDPASREYEDVADRFHWLQSHFATHDGYALESKVGTVLAGLQFPSDDWHRPTDEFSGGWQMRIALAKLLLEQPDLLLMDEPTNHLDLDARNWLEQYLVEYPHAFVLISHDRYFLDVAVSKIIEIWNKKVHFYPGNYEKYLQQKTDRIAQIAAAFTNQQAKIEQLEAFINRFRYQATKAKQVQSRIKELERMERVEAPPPEEKTIHFSFPAPKQSGRIVAEFKNVAKAYGSKDVFSKVGFTIERGDKIALVGHNGAGKSTLIKILAGVEPLTQGDYTTGHNVVLEYFAQDQYKELDPNASLIDDISSVARNRTVTELRNLLGCFLFSEDDVHKKMGVLSGGERNRYALARLLLQPANFLLLDEPTNHLDMRAKDVLLEALQEYSGTVVFVSHDRYFLDRLATRVFEVADGEVRIYPGNYEDYLWRLSGQPLSLDGVGSGAPAAPTLDDVPNRDGTPTEKKQRVNPIKLKKLQDRQSELEEQIGGLETAIAAKEAELAVFRSAEESQRLADGIEADRRRIEALTSEWENVVAEVEAAGS, encoded by the coding sequence ATGATCCAGATTGCAAACGGCGGAAAGTTTTTCGCCACCAAAACGTTGTTCGAAGGGCTGGACTGGCTGATCACGCCGCAGGAGCGGGCCGGGATCGTCGGCGGGAACGGCACCGGGAAGTCCACGCTGCTGAAGATTCTCGCCGGCATCGAGTCGCTCGAGAACGGGGCTGTCAACAAGGCGAAGGGGATCACGATCGGATACCTACCGCAGGAGGGCCTGACGCTTTCCGGACGCACGGTATTCCAGGAGTGCCTCTCCGTGTTCGACAAGCTCCGCGACATGGAGCGCGAGATGGAGGATCTGGCGCACAGGATGGGCGAGATCGACCCCGCGTCGCGCGAGTACGAGGATGTCGCGGACCGGTTCCACTGGCTGCAGAGCCACTTCGCCACTCACGACGGCTACGCGCTCGAATCGAAGGTGGGCACGGTGCTCGCCGGACTCCAGTTCCCGAGCGATGACTGGCATCGCCCGACCGACGAGTTCTCCGGCGGCTGGCAGATGCGCATCGCGCTGGCGAAACTCCTGCTCGAGCAGCCGGACCTGTTGTTGATGGACGAGCCGACCAACCACCTCGACCTCGACGCGCGCAATTGGCTCGAACAGTACCTGGTGGAGTACCCGCACGCGTTCGTCCTCATCTCGCACGACCGGTATTTCCTCGATGTCGCGGTTTCCAAGATCATCGAGATCTGGAACAAAAAGGTCCATTTCTACCCGGGAAATTACGAGAAGTACCTGCAGCAGAAAACCGACCGGATCGCCCAGATCGCGGCGGCTTTCACGAATCAGCAAGCCAAGATCGAGCAGTTGGAGGCGTTCATCAACCGCTTCCGCTACCAGGCGACGAAGGCCAAGCAGGTCCAGAGCCGCATCAAAGAACTGGAGCGGATGGAACGGGTGGAGGCGCCGCCGCCGGAGGAGAAGACGATTCACTTCTCGTTTCCGGCTCCGAAGCAGAGCGGACGGATCGTGGCCGAGTTCAAGAACGTGGCGAAGGCCTATGGGTCGAAGGACGTGTTCTCGAAGGTGGGGTTCACCATCGAGCGCGGCGACAAGATCGCGCTTGTGGGCCACAACGGGGCAGGGAAGTCGACCCTCATCAAGATCCTCGCCGGCGTGGAGCCGTTGACCCAGGGCGACTACACCACCGGGCACAACGTCGTTCTGGAGTACTTCGCCCAGGATCAATACAAGGAACTCGACCCCAACGCGTCGCTGATCGATGACATCTCGTCGGTGGCCAGAAACCGGACCGTCACCGAACTGCGGAATCTTCTCGGGTGCTTCCTGTTCTCCGAAGACGATGTCCACAAGAAGATGGGAGTGCTTTCGGGAGGCGAGCGGAACCGGTACGCGCTAGCCCGGCTGCTGCTCCAGCCAGCCAACTTTCTGTTACTCGACGAGCCGACCAACCACCTCGACATGCGCGCCAAGGATGTGCTGCTCGAGGCGCTCCAGGAGTACTCGGGCACCGTGGTATTCGTCTCCCACGACCGCTACTTTCTCGATCGGCTGGCGACGCGGGTGTTCGAAGTCGCCGACGGCGAGGTGCGGATCTACCCCGGAAACTACGAAGACTACCTGTGGCGGCTGAGCGGGCAGCCGCTATCGCTCGATGGGGTGGGAAGCGGCGCGCCGGCGGCTCCGACGCTGGACGACGTGCCGAACCGCGACGGGACTCCGACTGAGAAGAAGCAGCGCGTCAATCCGATCAAGCTCAAGAAGCTGCAAGACCGGCAGAGTGAACTCGAGGAGCAGATTGGCGGGTTGGAGACGGCGATCGCGGCCAAGGAGGCGGAACTGGCCGTGTTTCGCAGCGCGGAGGAATCGCAGCGGCTGGCGGATGGGATCGAGGCGGACCGGCGCCGGATCGAGGCGCTCACGTCGGAGTGGGAGAACGTGGTGGCCGAGGTCGAAGCGGCCGGTAGTTAG
- a CDS encoding alpha/beta fold hydrolase yields the protein MMLHTPAGKALGAMVLTHGAGGNANAPLLVAVAKELARLGMVVDRYNLPFRQARSSGPPRPADAARDREGLREAAAQLRAEFGGRVYLGGHSYGGRQASMLAAEDPAVCDGLLLQSYPLHPPGKPEQPRTAHLPKLAAPSLFVHGSKDPFGTIEEMEAALALIPAQREMYVVQGAGHDLGRGRDLGFCAQFVAMVESSVA from the coding sequence ATGATGCTCCACACTCCGGCCGGAAAGGCGCTCGGCGCAATGGTCCTTACTCATGGCGCCGGGGGGAACGCCAACGCCCCGCTTCTGGTCGCCGTTGCGAAGGAACTAGCCCGCCTGGGGATGGTAGTAGACCGGTATAACCTCCCCTTCCGGCAGGCGCGTTCGTCGGGTCCTCCGAGACCGGCCGATGCGGCGCGAGATCGGGAGGGGCTACGGGAAGCGGCGGCGCAATTGCGGGCGGAGTTCGGTGGCCGGGTGTACCTGGGAGGGCACTCGTATGGGGGCCGGCAGGCGTCGATGTTGGCGGCCGAGGACCCTGCAGTGTGCGACGGGCTGTTGTTGCAATCCTACCCCCTGCACCCGCCGGGCAAGCCGGAGCAACCGCGGACGGCGCACCTGCCGAAGCTTGCGGCGCCGTCGTTGTTCGTCCACGGGAGTAAGGATCCGTTCGGGACCATCGAGGAGATGGAGGCGGCTCTCGCACTCATTCCGGCACAGCGGGAAATGTATGTCGTACAGGGCGCCGGGCACGATCTGGGGCGAGGCCGCGACCTTGGATTCTGCGCGCAGTTCGTCGCGATGGTGGAAAGCTCAGTCGCGTAG
- a CDS encoding methyl-accepting chemotaxis protein yields the protein MTNSSGASDAPVQVDQAAWIARAAEVCEQAARGNLEKRLLHVPNDGDLGRMLHSINHLLDIVDAFVREAGASLDHAAHGKYYRRFLTRGMPGTFRAAATLINEATKKMEAQAEALAAADKRRLELSHSFEGTVQGVVSAVAASAEAMRRTAGDLATMAKQTTDQAAAVANAAQQTTASVQTVAAATEELTASFRDVESQTNQSSGLAGQTVTEAHRSGGVIENLDSVSARVGSAVSSIAQIAHQTNMLALNANIEAARAGEAGKGFAVVASEVKNLSRQTSHATGEIETNIGQVRRVAGEATASIRAIAKRVEQMNDISRSIAAAVSEQRAATSEISASIQEAASISLELTDNVRHVETSASRTAHAATALREASDTLSDQATALQGAASELLAELRD from the coding sequence ATGACCAACTCGTCTGGAGCCTCTGACGCGCCGGTGCAGGTGGACCAGGCAGCCTGGATCGCACGCGCTGCCGAGGTGTGTGAGCAGGCTGCTCGCGGGAACCTCGAAAAGAGGCTGCTCCATGTGCCAAATGACGGCGACCTGGGGCGAATGCTGCACTCGATCAACCATCTGCTGGATATCGTGGATGCCTTTGTCCGCGAAGCCGGAGCGTCGCTCGATCACGCCGCCCACGGCAAGTACTACCGCCGCTTCCTCACCCGGGGCATGCCGGGCACTTTCCGGGCGGCCGCTACGCTGATCAACGAGGCAACAAAGAAGATGGAAGCGCAGGCGGAGGCGTTGGCGGCTGCCGACAAGCGCCGGCTCGAACTCTCGCACTCTTTCGAAGGAACCGTACAGGGCGTGGTGTCCGCGGTCGCCGCTTCCGCCGAGGCCATGCGCCGCACGGCCGGTGACTTGGCGACGATGGCCAAGCAAACCACGGACCAGGCCGCCGCCGTCGCCAACGCCGCGCAGCAGACCACAGCCAGCGTGCAAACCGTCGCCGCGGCCACGGAAGAACTGACGGCGTCGTTCCGCGACGTGGAGTCTCAGACCAACCAGTCCTCCGGGCTGGCTGGACAGACCGTCACCGAAGCCCATCGCTCCGGCGGAGTGATCGAGAACTTGGATTCTGTGTCCGCCCGCGTCGGCTCGGCGGTGAGCAGCATCGCCCAGATCGCCCACCAGACAAACATGCTCGCCCTTAACGCCAACATCGAAGCGGCCCGGGCCGGCGAGGCGGGCAAGGGCTTCGCCGTGGTGGCAAGCGAAGTCAAGAATCTCTCGCGGCAAACCTCGCACGCCACCGGCGAGATCGAGACCAACATCGGCCAGGTCCGCCGCGTGGCCGGAGAGGCCACCGCCTCCATCCGGGCCATCGCCAAGCGGGTCGAACAGATGAACGACATCTCACGCTCGATCGCCGCCGCTGTTTCCGAGCAGCGGGCCGCCACCTCTGAAATCAGCGCGAGCATCCAGGAGGCCGCCTCGATCTCGCTCGAACTCACCGACAATGTGCGCCACGTGGAGACCTCCGCCTCCCGCACCGCCCACGCCGCCACCGCCCTGCGCGAAGCCTCCGACACGCTCTCCGATCAGGCCACGGCTCTGCAGGGAGCGGCCTCCGAATTGCTCGCCGAGCTACGCGACTGA
- a CDS encoding PAS domain-containing protein, whose protein sequence is MKRPQPTGREIVFGEEEIIVSKTDPRGVITYANPVFIRVAGYTEEELLGKAHNIVRHPDMPRCVFDLMWAQLKAGREIFAYVKNMARNGDHYWVHAHVTPTFDESGMITNYHSNRRRPDRSVVTKVEPIYRRLCEEERNQPGPRQALEAGRGMLESMLKNAGVTYDQLVWSL, encoded by the coding sequence ATGAAACGTCCCCAACCGACAGGGCGTGAGATCGTCTTCGGAGAAGAAGAGATCATCGTCAGCAAGACTGATCCGCGAGGCGTGATTACCTACGCCAACCCGGTGTTCATCCGCGTCGCGGGATACACCGAGGAGGAATTACTTGGCAAGGCGCACAACATTGTCCGCCACCCCGACATGCCGCGTTGCGTTTTCGACTTGATGTGGGCGCAATTGAAAGCGGGACGTGAGATTTTTGCTTACGTAAAGAACATGGCGAGGAACGGCGATCATTACTGGGTGCACGCGCACGTGACGCCGACGTTCGATGAAAGCGGAATGATTACAAACTACCACTCCAACCGCCGCAGGCCGGACCGGAGCGTGGTCACGAAAGTCGAACCGATCTACCGGCGGCTGTGCGAGGAAGAGCGAAATCAGCCCGGACCGCGTCAAGCGCTCGAAGCGGGTCGCGGCATGCTCGAATCGATGCTGAAGAATGCGGGAGTGACCTATGACCAACTCGTCTGGAGCCTCTGA
- a CDS encoding DUF2103 domain-containing protein yields MKLRAANDRLKVEHSIIDGLRPVLERLLRDNPEIRSIVPGVIRRVRDAKGAVKLHVTVPTPNGWKAIALAAGARQELFVSTSQDKAEIESAMQRAIS; encoded by the coding sequence GTGAAGCTGCGCGCCGCCAATGACCGGTTAAAGGTCGAGCACAGCATCATCGACGGCCTGCGGCCGGTGCTCGAGCGGCTCCTGCGCGACAACCCGGAGATCCGCTCGATTGTGCCCGGCGTCATCCGCCGCGTTCGCGACGCCAAGGGCGCAGTCAAGTTACACGTCACCGTACCAACGCCGAACGGCTGGAAGGCGATCGCGCTGGCGGCCGGCGCGCGGCAGGAGCTGTTTGTATCCACTTCGCAAGACAAGGCCGAAATCGAGAGCGCTATGCAGCGCGCCATCTCCTGA